From the Deltaproteobacteria bacterium genome, the window CCCAACCTTTCAGCTCGAAGTGATGATGGACGGGGGCCATTCGGAAGATCCGCTTCCGCGTGGTCTTGAAGAAGTACACCTGCAGGATCACCGATACGGCCTCCATGACGAAAACCCCGCCGACCAGCGCCAGCACGATCTCCTGTTTCACCATGACGGCCACCGCGCCCAGCGCAGCTCCCAGCGACAGGGAACCGGTGTCCCCCATGAACACCTGCGCCGGGTAAGTGTTGTACCAGAGGAATCCGATGCCGGCACCCGCCATCGCGCCGCAGAAGATCGTCAGTTCTCCCGCGCCCGGCACGTACTGTATCTGGAGGTAGTTGGCGATCTTTATGTGGCCCGCAAGATACGCGAAGAGCATGTAGGTCCCCGCGGAGATGATCGACGGCCCGATGGCGAGCCCGTCGAGGCCGTCCGTCAGGTTCACCGCGTTGGAAGCCCCCACGATCACGAAGATGACGAACGGAATGTATAAGTACCCGAGGCTCGGATTGAGCTTCTTGAAAAAAGGTATGCTCACCTTGTCCTGGAATCCGATGTCCAGGTAGATGAGCGATGCCGCGATCGCCGCAAGAAGAATCTGGCACAGGAACTTCGCACGGGGGGAAAGCCCCTTCGAATCCTTCTTGACGACTTTCCGGTAGTCGTCCACGAAACCGATCGTCCCGAATCCCACGGTCACGAATACGGCGATCCAGATGTAGGGGTTCCCGAGGTTCGCCCATAAAAGCGTCGGGATGACGGTGGCCAGCACGATGAGCAGACCGCCCATCGTAGGCGTCCCTTCCTTGGCGAGATGGCTCTCCGGACCGTCCCGCCGGATCGTCTGGCCGATCTGGTGGGACCCCAGTTCCCGTATCAGCCAGGGCCCGATCACGAAGCAGAGAAGAAGCGCCGTGATCGCCGCGTAGATCGTGCGGAAAGTGATGTAGCGGAAGACGTTGAAAAACGAATAATCCGCGTGAAGCGGAAAAAGCAGGTGGTACAGCATCGTTGTTTATGTCCATTCCCTTTCGATCTCGTTGGCGATCGTCTCTAGCCGCATCCCGCGCGACCCCTTGACCAGGACGACGTCCCCTTCCCGGATAGCTCCGAGGACCATGTCTTTCAATCGATCCCGGTCGCCGGTATGCGACACCTTCCCGGGATCCATCCCTCCCTCGACCGCCCCCCGCGCGATATGCGCCGCCGCTTCCCCGAACGTGAAAAGAAGGTCTACGGAAGAGGCCGAGGCGAGGTGTCCTATCCGGAAGTGGGATGCGGGCGAAGCCTCACCCAGCTCCAGCATATCTCCCAATACGGCCACGCAGCGGCGGTTTCCGTGAAGCAATCGCAGGCTCCGCAACGCCGCCTCCGTCGATGCAGGGTTGGCGTTGTACGTGTCGTCCAGCAGAAGGCCGCCGCCCCGCAGAGCGACCGAATGGAACCGTCCCCGCACGGGGGAGAAGGCGGAGAATCCGCCTGATAGTTCCTCGGGGCGCGCTCCGAGGACGTAGGCCGCCGCCGTTGCCGCAAGCGCGTTCATAAGGTGATGCTCCCCGGTCACCGGAAGCGCGGAGGTGAATTCCCCCGACGGGGTCCGAACGGCGATCCGCATTCCGCGGTCGTCCATGGAAATGATGCGGCCCGAGAACTCGTTGAGCGCCACGCCGAAATAGATCTTCCGGGCCTTGCAGCGGCCCGCTTCCCTGACGACCCGCAGATCGGTCGCGTTCACAACCGCGGTGCCGGTTTCGGCAAGGGCGCGGTAAAGGTCCCCCTTCTCGCGCGCAACGCCTTCGAGGGTCCCAAGCCCCTGCAGGTGCGCCGGGGCGATGTTCGTTATGACGCCTATGTCGGGTGCTGCGATCGCAGCGAGACGTGTGATCTCTCCGGGCTGGTTCGTTCCCATTTCCATCACGGCCGCGTCGTGCTTCTCGGACAGCTCGAGCAGCGCAAGCGGCATGCCGATCAGGTTGTTCCGATTCCCCGGGTTCCGCAGCACGTTTCTGCCCGGCGCGAGGAGTCCCGAGAGCATCTCTTTTGTCGAAGTCTTCCCCGAACTCCCGGTAATTCCCACGATGGGGATCCTGCGCAGCCGCCGGCGGTGCGCGTGGGCCAGGTCGCCCAGCGCTTCTACGGCGTTGCGGACGACGAAAACCGGTTTACCTGCGAGGATCTCCGCCGGAACCTTCGCGGCCCCTTCCTCCGACACTATGGCCGCCAGCGCTCCTTTTCCGAAGACCTCCCCGACGAAGGTCGCGCCGTCCACCCGTTCCCCATGCAGGGCGACGAAGAGGCCTCCCGGCGTGATCTCCCGGCTGTCGGCCGAAACCGCCCCTATAGGCGTGCGCGCAGGGAATGAACCGCCCGCCCGGAGAGGATGTACCGCCCCTACAACTTCTTCGAGCGTCATCCTACACGTCGGCGGAAAGCACTCCCCGGACGATTTCCCGGTCGTCGAACGGCAGGCTCCGGTCCCCGATGATCTGAACATTCTCATGTCCTTTCCCCGCGATCGCCACCGTGTCGCCCGGACGGGCAAGGGACAGCGCCCGCGCAATCGCCGCTTTTCTGTCTGAGATAACCATGAAATAGCCGTCTTTCCACGGCACATCACCCTCGGCTTCGAGGAACCCTTCCGACCGCAGCCCCGGCAGGATATCGAAGATAATGGAGGCCGGGTCCTCGTTGCGGGGATTGTCGGAAGTCACCACGACCACGTGCGAGCGGAGCGCCGTAATCCTCCCCATCTCCGGCCGTTTCCCCCGGTCCCGGTTCCCTCCGCAACCGAAGACAGTAATCAGCCTTCCTTCGCCGAGGCCCTCCAGCGTGGAGAGGACGCGGTCCAGCCCTTCCGGCGTGTGGGCATAGTCGACGAAAACATGCAGCCCACGCCGATTCGGGATCTCTTCCATTCTACCCGGAATGGATGAAAGGCCTTCCACCCCGGCACGAATCGCGTCATCGGGAATCCCCAGGATGCCGGCTGCGCAGACCGCCGCCATGACGTTGGACGCGTTGTATGCCCCCACCAGGCGGGTGCGGAGGTCCAGCGCCCCCCACGGCGTTAGAAGCGACATGCTCGTCCCCGTCCAATCGGTTTCCACTCGCGACGGCGACACCCGGCAATCCCGCCGGAAGCCGTAGGTGACGGCTTCGGGAAATTCCCGCGCGAGCCGTATCCCGTACGGATCGTCCATGTTGATGGCGATCCCGGGATGCTTTCCTCCTGCGGGGAGATACATACGGAAGAATTTCGCCTTGGCGTCGAAATAGTTCTCCATTGTGCCGTGATAGTCCAGGTGGTCGCGGGACAGGTTGGTGAAGACCCCCGTATCGAAACGCACGCCCGCGATCCTCCCCTGCGCGGCGCTGTGCGAAGACACTTCCATGACGGCGTGGGTGGCGCCGCGGGAGAGCGCTTCCGACATCACCTCCTGCAGTTCGTGGGGAAAGGGCGTCGTGAGCCCCGTCCGCAACGTCTCTCCCCCCACCCGGTAATTTATGGTGCCGATCACCGCCGGCGTGATTCCCGCCGCCGCGAAGATCGACTCGAGCAGGTAGGTGACCGTTGTCTTTCCGTTCGTCCCCGTCACGCCGATCACCTTCAGCTTCGCCGTCGGATCGCCATGGAAGCGCGCGGCGACCGCCGGAAGCGCCTCGGCGGTGGAGGGAACCCGGACGGCGGGGAGCGGGAGGGAGGGTATCTCCCGCTCCACCAGCGCCGCCGCCGCTCCCGCGCGCGCTGCCTGCGGCAGGAACTCGTGGCCGTCCGTCCGTTCTCCGGAAAGGGCGACGAACAGGTCGCCCTTCCGCACCTTCCGGGAATCGACGGCGATGCCGCCGATTTCGATGGAACCGTGCGGCGTCTCCATCGGCGCCGCGTTTGTGAGGATTTCCGACAGTTTCATCACTTTTTCTACTTCCCGCCGAACGCCACGTTGACTTCCGTCCCCGGTGCGAGAGTTTCCCCCGGCGCGGGGGTCTGCGCCCGCGCCACTCCTGTTCCAGACAGGTTCAGTTTGACGGAGTACCGTCCCATCACATCGACGACCCTGCCCATGCTCAAACCCCTCAGGTCCGGCATCACCATGGCGCTCCGGGCGGGCGCCGTGGATACCTTGACGATCGGGACCTTCCGGGCGGCCCTGTTTTCTCCGGCGGGAGCCGCATGCGCGATGGGCTCCGTCGGGGAAATTCCGAGGTAATAAGCGGTCTTCACCGCAATCTGGTTGAAGGCGGGCGCGGCCACCACTCCGCCGTATACCTGCCCTTTCGGTTCGTCGACCATGACGAGTATCATCAGCTCGGGATCCTGGAGCGGAAGGAAGCCGATGAACGAAGAGACCCTCTTGTTCGGGGAATATTTCCCCGTCCCCACCTCGACCTTCTGGGCGGTGCCCGTCTTGCCGCCTACGAGGAATCCCTTGATGCGGGCCTGCGTCCCTGTGCCGTCCTCCTGGACCACAAGCCCCATCATCTCGCGCATCGTCTGCGATGTGGCCGGGGAAAGGACTCGCCGGAGCTCCTTCGGCTCCCCGCGGTATACGATCTTGCCCTCGGGATCCCTGATCTCCCTCACGATATACGGCTTCATCACCTTCCCGCCGTTGACCACTGCGGAGAGCGCCGTGGCCATCTGGATCGGCGTGACGGAGATCCCCTGCCCGAAGGAAACAGTTGCACGCCGGATCCCCGTGAAGCTGTTCCGAGGTCCCATGATCCCGCTGATCTCTCCTATAAGCTCGATCCCGGTCTTCGTCCCGAACCCGAAGGAGCGGATCATGTCGTAGAAACGCTCCGAATCCATCCTTTCGGCGATCTTCGAGGCGCCTATGTTGCTCGAATACTTGAGCACGTCGGGGACGGTGAGCCATCCGTGCGGGTGCGCGTCGTGCAGGACGCGGCCTGCGTACCGGTATGAGCCGTTCTCGCAGAAGATCTTCTCCGAAGTCTTCACGGCCCCCAGTTCCAGTGCGGAGGCCATCGTGAACACCTTGAAGGTGGAGCCGGGCTCGTAGGCGTCGGTGAGTGCGTGATTCTTCCGCGCCTCCGGAATCGCCGTCGTCGGCGCGTTCGGGTTGTACGTGGGAAGGGTGGCCATCGCCAGGATCTCCCCCGTCTTCGGCCGCATCACCAGCGCGACGCCGCCCTTCGCGCTGTATTTCGCCACCGCCTCCTTCAACTCGCTTTCGGCGACGTGCTGCACGTTACGGTCGACGGTGAGCAACACCGAGCTTCCCTTCGAATTCACCTCGATCGGCGTCGACGACGAAACGAAAACCCGGCCGCGCGCGTCCCGCTCGCACAGGATATATCCGGGCTGCCCGCGCAGATCGTTGTCCAGGGAACGCTCGACCCCTTCGATCCCCACGCTGTCCAGGTTGGTGAATCCCAGCAGCGACGATGCAAGCTCACGGTTGGGGTAGAAGCGCTTCGGCTCCTCGACCAGCCCTATCCCGCCATCCGCCCACCCGTGCCCCTTCCCCTCCCCGAGCGCCACCCGGACTTCCCGCACGGCCTCCTCCGCCGCAGAGGAGGGCATCTGGCGCTTCATCCACAGGAAGCCTTTCTCTTTGGCGAACTGCTTGCGCAGCTCCGACGCAGGGCGGGAGAGGCGGCGGGCCAGAATCTCGGCCGCTGCGTCCGGGGATTTCAGCTTGGCCGGCTGGACGAAGATCGACTTCGTGGAGATGCTGACCGCCAGCTCGTTGCCGGTTCTGTCGAGGATCGCGCCGCGCTGCGGCATGAGGGTGATGGTGGCGGTTACCTGCCTGGCCGCCCTTTCCCGTATCTCGCGTATTCCAAGGACCTGGATGTGGAAAGCCCGGAGGACGACGAGCGCGAAGATTGCCGCCAGCCCGCCGATGATGATCCGGGCACGGGGGTTCATTTCACGCGGAGTATCCTCTCCGTCTTCGGAGCGACCATGCCAAGCTGGTTCTTCGCGATGGCCTCGATCCGCGCGGGGCTGCGGAGCATAAGTATCTCGGTCCTGAGAAGATCCCTTTCTTTCCTCAGGTTCCGCTGCTCTTCCAGTGAGGTGGAAACCGCGTAGCCCATCCGGTAGTACTTGCCGGAGATCCAGACATTGAAAAGCGCGACCGCGAGGAGTATGGCGAACAACGCCGCCAGCCGCCTGCGCCTCGGCATCGTCGGGAAGACGGGCGCCTCCTTGCGGATCTCGGTTATCATGCAAACGCCGTTTCCGACCATGATCCTCTGCATCGCTTCTCCTCCTGCTACCTGCGGCGGGCGGCGCGAAGCTTCGCGCTCCTGGCCCGAGGGTTAATCGCAATCTCCTCCGCACCCGGGACGACCGGTTTGCGGGTCAACACGGCAAGCACCGCTTCCTCCCCCGCCGACATCTCCCGGAAGGCCGTCTTCACCAGGCGGTCCTCCAGGGAGTGGAAACTGATCACCGCCGCCCTTCCGCCTTTCGCAAGCCGCCCGGCGAACCCGCCGAGGAAGGCCGAAAGGGACTCCAGCTCCCGGTTCACCGCGATCCGCAGCGCCTGAAAAGTGCGGGTGGCGGGGTGGATCTCCCTGGGCCACGCCTTCCGCGGGATCGCGCGCTTCACGAGCTCGGCCAGTTCCATGGTCCTCTCCAATGGGTCCCGCTCCCTGCGCTCGACGATCGCCCGGGCGATCCTCCTGGAAAACCTCTCCTCCCCGAACCGGTATATGATGTCAGCCAGCTCCTTTTCGTGGGTCCGCCTAAGGATCTCCCGCGCGTCGGGGCCGCCGGATTCCGGGTCCTTCCGCATGTCCAGCGGACCGTCATCCCGGAAGGAGAATCCGCGGGAAGGATCGTCGAGCTGGAGGGAGGAGATCCCGAGGTCCAGGAGCATCCCGTCGAATGGCCTCCCTTCCGCCGCCTCAGCGAGCCGGTCAAGATCTGAAAAATCCGATCTTATGAACCGCGCCTGCGGATATGCCCGGAGGCGCTCGGCGGCGACATCCAGCATCGCGGGGTCCATGTCGGCGCAGACGAGGATGCCGTCCGGTCCGATCCTGCGGGAGATCTCTTCCGCGTGTCCTCCCGCGCCCGTCGTCCCGTCCAGGAAAACCTCACCCGGTGCGGGTGAAAGCAGTCTCAACGTCTCTTGTAAAAGAACAGGGGTGTGTCCCGCGGGCAACTATCAGATCCTGAGCGTCTTGAGCTCCTGCTCGAGCTCGGGATCGTCCATGCCCTCCTTCTCGAACCGGCTGATCGTTTCCGTCCACCGCTCGCGCGACCAGATCTCGAACCGGTTGGGCATCCCGGTGATGACGATTTCCTTTTCGAGCCCTGCGTATGCGCGCAGCGACGGCGGGATAAGGATCCGCCCCTGCTTGTCGGGTACGACCTCGACGGCGCCGCCGATGAAAAAACGCAGGAATGTGTTCCGTTTCCGGTCGAGGCTGGACACGGTTGACAGAACCTCCTCGATCCGTGCCCAGTCGTCGACGGGGTAAACGTAGATGCATTTATCGTTATTTGTAATGACGAACGATTCCTGGCCGGAATTCTGGAGCTGTTCGCGGAAGGGGGCCGGTATGTTAACCCTGCCTTTCGGATCGATGGTATATTCAAACCTTCCGCGGAAGATCATATAGGGCTATCGACCCACCTTTCCCCACAATTACCCACTGGAGAACATTTTAATTCGTGGAGAAAATGTGTCAAGCAATTAATTGAAAAACGGCGGGAAAAGCGGGACTAAA encodes:
- a CDS encoding penicillin-binding protein, whose translation is MNPRARIIIGGLAAIFALVVLRAFHIQVLGIREIRERAARQVTATITLMPQRGAILDRTGNELAVSISTKSIFVQPAKLKSPDAAAEILARRLSRPASELRKQFAKEKGFLWMKRQMPSSAAEEAVREVRVALGEGKGHGWADGGIGLVEEPKRFYPNRELASSLLGFTNLDSVGIEGVERSLDNDLRGQPGYILCERDARGRVFVSSSTPIEVNSKGSSVLLTVDRNVQHVAESELKEAVAKYSAKGGVALVMRPKTGEILAMATLPTYNPNAPTTAIPEARKNHALTDAYEPGSTFKVFTMASALELGAVKTSEKIFCENGSYRYAGRVLHDAHPHGWLTVPDVLKYSSNIGASKIAERMDSERFYDMIRSFGFGTKTGIELIGEISGIMGPRNSFTGIRRATVSFGQGISVTPIQMATALSAVVNGGKVMKPYIVREIRDPEGKIVYRGEPKELRRVLSPATSQTMREMMGLVVQEDGTGTQARIKGFLVGGKTGTAQKVEVGTGKYSPNKRVSSFIGFLPLQDPELMILVMVDEPKGQVYGGVVAAPAFNQIAVKTAYYLGISPTEPIAHAAPAGENRAARKVPIVKVSTAPARSAMVMPDLRGLSMGRVVDVMGRYSVKLNLSGTGVARAQTPAPGETLAPGTEVNVAFGGK
- the mraZ gene encoding division/cell wall cluster transcriptional repressor MraZ gives rise to the protein MIFRGRFEYTIDPKGRVNIPAPFREQLQNSGQESFVITNNDKCIYVYPVDDWARIEEVLSTVSSLDRKRNTFLRFFIGGAVEVVPDKQGRILIPPSLRAYAGLEKEIVITGMPNRFEIWSRERWTETISRFEKEGMDDPELEQELKTLRI
- the murF gene encoding UDP-N-acetylmuramoyl-tripeptide--D-alanyl-D-alanine ligase, with product MTLEEVVGAVHPLRAGGSFPARTPIGAVSADSREITPGGLFVALHGERVDGATFVGEVFGKGALAAIVSEEGAAKVPAEILAGKPVFVVRNAVEALGDLAHAHRRRLRRIPIVGITGSSGKTSTKEMLSGLLAPGRNVLRNPGNRNNLIGMPLALLELSEKHDAAVMEMGTNQPGEITRLAAIAAPDIGVITNIAPAHLQGLGTLEGVAREKGDLYRALAETGTAVVNATDLRVVREAGRCKARKIYFGVALNEFSGRIISMDDRGMRIAVRTPSGEFTSALPVTGEHHLMNALAATAAAYVLGARPEELSGGFSAFSPVRGRFHSVALRGGGLLLDDTYNANPASTEAALRSLRLLHGNRRCVAVLGDMLELGEASPASHFRIGHLASASSVDLLFTFGEAAAHIARGAVEGGMDPGKVSHTGDRDRLKDMVLGAIREGDVVLVKGSRGMRLETIANEIEREWT
- a CDS encoding cell division protein FtsL, whose protein sequence is MQRIMVGNGVCMITEIRKEAPVFPTMPRRRRLAALFAILLAVALFNVWISGKYYRMGYAVSTSLEEQRNLRKERDLLRTEILMLRSPARIEAIAKNQLGMVAPKTERILRVK
- a CDS encoding phospho-N-acetylmuramoyl-pentapeptide-transferase, encoding MLYHLLFPLHADYSFFNVFRYITFRTIYAAITALLLCFVIGPWLIRELGSHQIGQTIRRDGPESHLAKEGTPTMGGLLIVLATVIPTLLWANLGNPYIWIAVFVTVGFGTIGFVDDYRKVVKKDSKGLSPRAKFLCQILLAAIAASLIYLDIGFQDKVSIPFFKKLNPSLGYLYIPFVIFVIVGASNAVNLTDGLDGLAIGPSIISAGTYMLFAYLAGHIKIANYLQIQYVPGAGELTIFCGAMAGAGIGFLWYNTYPAQVFMGDTGSLSLGAALGAVAVMVKQEIVLALVGGVFVMEAVSVILQVYFFKTTRKRIFRMAPVHHHFELKGWAEPKIIVRFWIISIILALLAISTLKIR
- a CDS encoding UDP-N-acetylmuramoyl-L-alanyl-D-glutamate--2,6-diaminopimelate ligase gives rise to the protein MMKLSEILTNAAPMETPHGSIEIGGIAVDSRKVRKGDLFVALSGERTDGHEFLPQAARAGAAAALVEREIPSLPLPAVRVPSTAEALPAVAARFHGDPTAKLKVIGVTGTNGKTTVTYLLESIFAAAGITPAVIGTINYRVGGETLRTGLTTPFPHELQEVMSEALSRGATHAVMEVSSHSAAQGRIAGVRFDTGVFTNLSRDHLDYHGTMENYFDAKAKFFRMYLPAGGKHPGIAINMDDPYGIRLAREFPEAVTYGFRRDCRVSPSRVETDWTGTSMSLLTPWGALDLRTRLVGAYNASNVMAAVCAAGILGIPDDAIRAGVEGLSSIPGRMEEIPNRRGLHVFVDYAHTPEGLDRVLSTLEGLGEGRLITVFGCGGNRDRGKRPEMGRITALRSHVVVVTSDNPRNEDPASIIFDILPGLRSEGFLEAEGDVPWKDGYFMVISDRKAAIARALSLARPGDTVAIAGKGHENVQIIGDRSLPFDDREIVRGVLSADV
- the rsmH gene encoding 16S rRNA (cytosine(1402)-N(4))-methyltransferase RsmH; translation: MPAGHTPVLLQETLRLLSPAPGEVFLDGTTGAGGHAEEISRRIGPDGILVCADMDPAMLDVAAERLRAYPQARFIRSDFSDLDRLAEAAEGRPFDGMLLDLGISSLQLDDPSRGFSFRDDGPLDMRKDPESGGPDAREILRRTHEKELADIIYRFGEERFSRRIARAIVERRERDPLERTMELAELVKRAIPRKAWPREIHPATRTFQALRIAVNRELESLSAFLGGFAGRLAKGGRAAVISFHSLEDRLVKTAFREMSAGEEAVLAVLTRKPVVPGAEEIAINPRARSAKLRAARRR